A region from the Nostoc sp. HK-01 genome encodes:
- a CDS encoding DevC protein: protein MIINISLAWLQLARQKARFLVAATGIAFIAVMMFIQVGFQDALYTSATQLHNHLKGDLFIISTQYQSLTFNQSFPRWYLYQILGCDGIESVNPLYMQFAKLKNLNNGIKFPIFVLGFEPDKSILDLPIIQQSHSLLQLPNIVLFDSKSRSQFGPISQEFEEEKTVILEIFNYTSSIGYKVKVGGLFSLGPSFGVDGNLIVSTSTFFQIFQGRSVQNVDIGIINLKPDANPQRVLASLTAKLPKDVIVITRQDFINLEKNYWTVRAPIGFVFQLMVTMVFIVGVVVVYQILYSNISSHLAEYATLKAMGFKNKYLLIVVFQQSLILAFFGYIPGLAISIALYDVAQDFTNLPISMSLDKAALVLFFIVLMCLASGFISTKKLRNVDPANFF, encoded by the coding sequence ATGATTATTAATATATCTCTAGCTTGGCTACAGTTAGCCCGACAAAAAGCTCGTTTCCTTGTGGCTGCGACTGGAATTGCTTTTATTGCGGTCATGATGTTTATCCAAGTTGGTTTTCAAGATGCTTTATATACTAGTGCTACACAGTTACATAATCATCTCAAAGGCGATTTATTCATCATCAGTACTCAATATCAATCATTGACATTTAATCAAAGTTTTCCCCGTTGGTATTTATATCAGATACTAGGGTGTGATGGGATAGAATCAGTCAATCCATTGTATATGCAGTTTGCTAAACTAAAAAATTTAAATAATGGGATTAAATTTCCCATATTTGTATTAGGTTTTGAACCGGATAAATCAATTTTAGATTTACCCATTATTCAGCAGAGTCACAGTTTACTACAATTACCAAACATAGTTTTATTTGACAGTAAATCTCGATCACAATTTGGCCCAATCTCTCAAGAATTTGAAGAAGAAAAAACTGTAATTCTTGAAATATTTAACTATACTTCTTCAATTGGCTATAAAGTAAAAGTTGGTGGATTATTTAGCTTAGGGCCATCCTTTGGAGTTGATGGAAATTTAATTGTTAGTACCTCTACTTTTTTCCAAATATTCCAAGGTCGTTCAGTACAAAATGTAGATATAGGCATCATTAATCTCAAACCCGATGCTAACCCTCAACGGGTTTTGGCTAGTTTAACTGCCAAATTACCTAAAGATGTAATAGTAATTACACGCCAGGATTTTATTAATCTGGAAAAAAACTATTGGACTGTCAGAGCGCCAATTGGATTTGTGTTTCAATTGATGGTGACTATGGTATTTATTGTTGGTGTAGTAGTTGTCTATCAAATTCTTTATAGTAATATCTCTAGTCATTTAGCTGAATATGCAACTCTTAAAGCAATGGGTTTTAAAAATAAATACCTGCTAATTGTAGTATTTCAACAATCTTTAATATTAGCTTTTTTTGGATACATACCTGGTTTGGCTATATCTATAGCTTTGTACGATGTAGCTCAAGATTTTACTAACTTACCAATTAGTATGAGTTTAGATAAAGCAGCGTTAGTATTATTTTTTATAGTGTTAATGTGCTTGGCTTCTGGGTTTATATCAACCAAAAAATTGCGGAATGTAGATCCAGCTAACTTTTTTTAA
- a CDS encoding HlyD family secretion protein, with protein sequence MVYKQRQPLTKPVSWYLIMLTTAMAVVPGALSLYSFSRFQLNSKLDSPTPNIYPTITAVTALGSLQPEGEIIRLSASNSQGSVRVAKLLIKQGSWVRQGQVVAVLDSYYSRLTALEKAQKQVLVAQASLNQVKAGAKSGDISAQQATIDRLGADLSGAISAQQATIVRLEAELSNAESENQRYQQLYKVGAISASESEAKRLQVEILQQRYKEAKASNSRVVETIQQQLMEAKAKFASITEVRATDVQAAQANVESAKASVKQAQAELDLSSVRAPIAGQILKINTRPGEIIGTKGIADLGRTQQMYAVAEIYETDIKKVRLGQSVVITSDALPKQLRGTVTDIGLQVGQQNMFNNLQVDTDNKVIEVKIRINNMKDYKQITALTNLQVQVRIRI encoded by the coding sequence ATGGTATACAAACAAAGACAGCCATTAACAAAACCGGTAAGTTGGTATTTGATAATGTTGACAACCGCTATGGCTGTAGTTCCTGGCGCACTTTCTCTCTACAGCTTTTCACGATTTCAGTTGAATTCTAAATTAGACTCACCTACTCCTAATATTTATCCTACGATAACTGCTGTTACTGCTTTAGGTTCTTTACAACCTGAAGGAGAAATCATTCGTCTATCTGCTTCTAACTCTCAAGGAAGTGTTCGAGTGGCGAAACTTCTGATTAAACAAGGAAGTTGGGTACGTCAAGGACAAGTAGTTGCAGTTCTTGATAGTTATTATTCCCGTCTTACAGCCTTAGAAAAAGCACAAAAACAAGTTTTAGTAGCCCAAGCGAGTCTTAATCAAGTAAAAGCGGGAGCTAAATCGGGAGATATATCTGCACAGCAAGCAACTATTGATCGTCTAGGAGCTGATCTGTCTGGAGCAATATCTGCACAACAAGCAACTATTGTTCGACTAGAAGCGGAATTAAGTAATGCTGAAAGCGAAAATCAGCGCTATCAGCAGCTATATAAAGTAGGTGCAATTTCTGCTTCTGAATCAGAAGCCAAACGTTTGCAAGTCGAAATTCTGCAACAGCGCTATAAAGAAGCAAAAGCTTCTAACAGTCGAGTTGTAGAAACTATTCAACAGCAGCTGATGGAGGCCAAAGCCAAGTTCGCAAGTATTACAGAAGTCCGTGCTACTGATGTGCAAGCAGCACAAGCTAATGTCGAGAGTGCAAAAGCTTCAGTTAAACAAGCTCAGGCTGAGTTGGATTTGAGTTCTGTGCGAGCGCCGATAGCTGGACAAATTCTGAAAATTAATACTCGTCCTGGCGAAATTATTGGGACGAAAGGAATAGCTGACTTAGGCCGTACACAACAGATGTATGCAGTAGCAGAAATTTATGAAACTGATATTAAAAAAGTACGTTTAGGTCAGTCAGTCGTTATTACTAGTGATGCTTTACCAAAGCAATTACGAGGAACAGTCACAGATATTGGTCTGCAAGTCGGACAACAAAATATGTTTAATAATTTGCAAGTCGATACAGATAACAAAGTAATTGAGGTAAAAATTCGGATTAACAACATGAAAGATTATAAACAAATTACCGCTCTTACTAACTTACAGGTGCAGGTACGCATTCGCATCTAA